A single region of the Acinetobacter sp. WCHA45 genome encodes:
- a CDS encoding DOMON-like domain-containing protein encodes MASYELSAFDRFNAITVVGAIEQQTPATLNVGFWVRDPNQFLIYPDQVKAHPRQDFLWEQTCFEIFIGVKDEDFYREINLSPSQAWQAYQFEEYRFPEDMPPVAAYDIELNHLQRTHYGLNVSLDLSKFMQQNKLKWSDLYLGLSAVFNTTQGNHYFAMQHSSPQADFHNKRDWLHQF; translated from the coding sequence ATGGCAAGTTATGAACTTTCTGCTTTCGATCGCTTTAATGCTATTACTGTCGTTGGAGCAATTGAGCAACAAACACCAGCGACATTAAATGTTGGTTTTTGGGTTCGTGATCCCAATCAGTTTCTGATTTACCCAGATCAAGTCAAGGCTCATCCTCGCCAAGACTTTTTATGGGAGCAGACTTGTTTTGAGATTTTTATTGGTGTGAAAGATGAAGATTTTTATCGTGAAATCAATCTTTCTCCCTCTCAAGCTTGGCAAGCCTATCAATTTGAAGAATATCGCTTCCCAGAGGATATGCCGCCCGTTGCTGCATATGACATTGAGTTGAACCATTTGCAACGCACACATTATGGTTTAAATGTCAGTCTAGATTTATCTAAATTTATGCAACAGAATAAATTGAAATGGTCTGACTTATATCTAGGTTTAAGTGCGGTTTTTAATACCACTCAAGGTAATCACTATTTTGCAATGCAACATAGTAGCCCACAAGCTGACTTTCATAATAAACGCGATTGGTTACATCAATTCTAA
- the rlmE gene encoding 23S rRNA (uridine(2552)-2'-O)-methyltransferase RlmE, with product MATRITNQKLSKSSRAWMREHLDDPFVKKAQKEGYRARAAYKLLEIQEKYKMIKPGMTVVDLGAAPGSWSQIAGKLVGANGLVIASDILAMDALPDVTFLQGDFREEEVFEKLLNILNGRQVDVVISDMAPNTSGNRAVDQPRQIYLCELALDFAQKVLGPNGQFIVKVFQGSGFDEFRKQVVDSFDVLKTAKPAASRARSKEVFLIGQGRKKALQ from the coding sequence ATGGCGACACGCATTACCAATCAAAAATTGTCTAAAAGCAGTCGTGCATGGATGAGAGAGCACTTAGATGACCCTTTTGTAAAGAAAGCACAGAAGGAAGGTTATCGCGCTCGTGCAGCATATAAATTACTTGAAATCCAAGAAAAATATAAAATGATCAAGCCGGGTATGACCGTTGTCGATCTTGGTGCAGCACCAGGCAGTTGGTCACAAATTGCAGGTAAGTTAGTCGGCGCAAATGGTTTAGTGATTGCTTCAGATATTCTCGCAATGGACGCTCTTCCAGATGTGACTTTCTTACAAGGTGACTTCCGAGAAGAAGAAGTTTTCGAAAAATTGTTAAATATTTTAAATGGACGTCAAGTAGACGTTGTAATTTCAGATATGGCCCCCAATACATCAGGTAATAGGGCTGTGGATCAACCACGCCAGATTTACTTATGTGAGTTGGCATTGGATTTTGCTCAAAAAGTTTTAGGCCCAAATGGACAGTTTATTGTTAAGGTGTTCCAAGGCTCAGGATTTGATGAGTTCAGAAAACAAGTTGTTGATAGTTTTGATGTATTAAAAACAGCCAAACCTGCGGCATCTCGTGCTCGATCAAAAGAAGTTTTTTTGATTGGTCAAGGTCGTAAAAAGGCATTGCAATAA
- the folP gene encoding dihydropteroate synthase yields the protein MQLMPLPQQQLQCGRFTLDLSQPQIMGILNVTPDSFSDGGQHHHKEQAVQRALQMMEEGASIIDIGGESTRPNASPVELEEEIQRVIPVVEALSKYDVIISIDTSQPEVIRAAVKAGAHIWNDVRALTRPQALETAAELNIPVVLMHMRGEPTNMNQLDQYQDVTEDVIHELQQRLNQAIAVGVSKENIIIDPGFGFAKNAQQNFRLLNEFWKLNRMGYPILSGLSRKRFIGEALNGVPAQERALGSVMGHLLSIQQGASIVRVHDVKATSDAIKVWNAMSLAQ from the coding sequence ATGCAGTTGATGCCATTACCACAGCAGCAGTTACAATGTGGTCGTTTTACATTGGATTTATCCCAACCACAGATTATGGGTATTCTCAATGTCACCCCTGATTCTTTCAGTGATGGTGGACAGCATCATCATAAAGAACAGGCGGTTCAACGTGCTTTGCAGATGATGGAAGAGGGTGCAAGCATTATTGATATTGGTGGAGAGTCAACTCGCCCAAATGCATCACCCGTTGAGCTAGAAGAAGAAATTCAGCGTGTAATTCCTGTGGTGGAAGCATTATCCAAGTATGATGTGATCATATCGATTGATACCAGTCAGCCTGAGGTGATTCGAGCTGCCGTGAAAGCAGGTGCGCATATCTGGAATGATGTTCGTGCTTTAACTCGTCCACAAGCTTTAGAAACGGCGGCTGAATTAAATATTCCTGTGGTGTTGATGCATATGCGTGGTGAACCGACCAATATGAATCAGTTGGATCAATATCAGGATGTGACTGAAGATGTGATTCATGAATTACAGCAGCGGCTTAATCAAGCAATTGCAGTCGGAGTAAGCAAAGAAAATATTATTATCGACCCAGGTTTCGGTTTTGCCAAGAACGCACAACAGAATTTTCGATTACTCAATGAGTTTTGGAAGCTGAATCGGATGGGGTATCCAATCTTGTCTGGCTTGTCACGTAAACGTTTCATTGGTGAGGCATTGAATGGTGTACCTGCACAGGAACGTGCGCTTGGAAGTGTCATGGGGCATCTACTGAGTATTCAGCAGGGCGCTAGTATTGTTCGAGTGCACGATGTTAAAGCCACAAGCGATGCGATAAAAGTTTGGAATGCGATGAGTTTAGCTCAATAA
- a CDS encoding IS5 family transposase (programmed frameshift) produces MDRYILTDAQWAKMEPFCLGKVTDRGRSGKDNRLFLEAVLWIARTGSPWRDLPPHFGKWNTVFKRYRDWVKAGVFETIFASVNEDVDLEYAMIDGTIVKVHRHGQGAKGGLSKQSIGKSRGGMTCKILALVDSLGNLIKFRLMPGQYHDLVETKPLIEDVDFQALLADKAFDADWLIQELNERKVKVVIPPKSNRKVMRAFDTIMYKWRHLIENYFCKLKEFKRIAMRSCKTDTSFEAMIQLCASLINSR; encoded by the exons ATGGATAGATACATACTTACTGATGCCCAATGGGCAAAAATGGAACCTTTTTGCCTAGGTAAAGTGACCGATCGAGGTCGTAGTGGAAAAGATAATCGATTATTCTTAGAAGCAGTCCTCTGGATTGCCCGTACAGGCAGTCCATGGCGTGATCTACCTCCTCATTTTGGTAAATGGAATACCGTCTTTAAAAGATACCGTGACTGGGTGAAAGCTGGTGTATTTGAAACTATTTTTGCATCTGTAAATGAAGATGTTGATTTGGAATACGCCATGATTGATGGAACGATTGTTAAAGTTCATCGACATGGGCAAGGTGCAAAAGGGGGACTTTCAA AACAGTCTATAGGTAAATCTCGAGGTGGAATGACCTGTAAAATTCTTGCCTTAGTGGATAGTCTAGGCAACCTCATTAAGTTTCGATTAATGCCTGGTCAATATCACGATTTAGTAGAAACCAAACCTTTAATTGAAGATGTTGATTTTCAAGCATTACTAGCGGATAAAGCATTTGATGCAGATTGGCTGATTCAAGAACTAAATGAACGTAAAGTGAAAGTGGTGATCCCACCCAAATCTAATCGAAAAGTAATGAGAGCATTTGATACGATTATGTATAAATGGCGTCATCTCATTGAAAACTATTTCTGTAAGTTAAAAGAATTTAAACGTATAGCGATGCGTAGTTGTAAAACAGATACGAGTTTTGAAGCCATGATTCAATTGTGCGCTAGTTTAATTAACTCTCGGTAA
- the yhbY gene encoding ribosome assembly RNA-binding protein YhbY, producing MAALSIHERKRLRQIGHALNPVVMIGGQGLTENVIEETHRALNDHELIKVKIAGEDRDARAAVIDALVEATGAESVQKIGKIVLLYKKAAKQNQHLSNLVRFAHLSNK from the coding sequence ATGGCGGCTTTATCTATCCATGAACGTAAGCGTTTACGTCAAATTGGTCATGCACTTAATCCAGTTGTAATGATTGGTGGCCAAGGTCTTACAGAAAACGTCATTGAAGAAACTCATCGCGCACTCAATGATCACGAACTCATTAAAGTGAAAATTGCAGGTGAAGATCGTGATGCACGTGCCGCAGTAATTGATGCGCTTGTTGAAGCAACAGGTGCTGAATCTGTACAGAAAATTGGTAAAATTGTTTTGCTTTATAAAAAAGCAGCAAAACAAAACCAGCATCTTTCTAATTTAGTTCGTTTTGCTCACTTAAGTAATAAGTAA
- the ftsH gene encoding ATP-dependent zinc metalloprotease FtsH, whose amino-acid sequence MSDYFKNAVLWLIILGVLILIFSNVSDRNKPAAMKYSDFVAAVNAGQIKQVTIDGLNISGEKTNGSSFETVRPQVEDTELLPSLNKQNVVVEGTAPQRQGILMQLLIASFPVLLIILLFMFFMRNMGGGAGGKNSPMSFGKSKAKMLSEDQIKITFTDVAGCDEAKQEVVEIVDFLKDPSKFKRLGATIPRGVLMVGPPGTGKTLLAKAIAGEAKVPFFSISGSDFVEMFVGVGASRVRDMFEQAKRHAPCIIFIDEIDAVGRHRGSGTGGGHDEREQTLNQMLVEMDGFEGNEGVIVIAATNRVDVLDKALLRPGRFDRQVMVGLPDIRGREQILNVHLKKLPSVTGVDVKVLARGTPGFSGAQLANLVNEAALFAARRNKNTVDMHDFEDAKDKIYMGPERKSMVIREEERRATAYHEAGHAIVAEILPGTDPVHKVTIMPRGWALGVTWQLPEQDQTSHYKDKMLNELSILFGGRIAEEVFINQMSTGASNDFERATKMARAMVTKYGMSDALGVMVYEDENQSGFFGNVGSRTISEATQQKVDEEVRRILDEQYKVARDILENNKDIAHAMVKALMEWETIDRDQIRDIMEGREPQPPKVYIPENPVAAFEPPKDGPSTPPPLPAMG is encoded by the coding sequence TTGAGCGATTACTTCAAGAATGCCGTATTGTGGCTCATCATACTCGGTGTTCTGATTTTGATTTTTAGCAACGTCAGTGACCGCAATAAGCCTGCAGCGATGAAATATTCTGATTTCGTTGCAGCGGTGAATGCTGGGCAAATTAAACAAGTCACAATTGACGGTTTAAACATTAGTGGTGAAAAAACCAATGGTTCTTCTTTTGAAACGGTTCGTCCACAAGTAGAAGACACTGAATTGCTTCCAAGCTTGAATAAACAGAATGTAGTCGTTGAAGGTACTGCACCACAACGTCAAGGCATTTTGATGCAACTTCTCATTGCTAGCTTCCCTGTATTACTGATCATCTTATTATTCATGTTCTTTATGCGTAATATGGGTGGGGGCGCTGGTGGCAAAAACAGCCCAATGAGTTTTGGCAAGTCAAAAGCGAAAATGTTATCTGAAGATCAGATTAAGATTACGTTTACCGATGTTGCAGGTTGTGATGAAGCAAAACAAGAAGTGGTTGAAATTGTTGACTTCTTGAAAGATCCTTCTAAGTTCAAACGTCTTGGTGCAACCATTCCTCGTGGTGTATTGATGGTTGGTCCTCCAGGTACGGGTAAAACATTACTTGCGAAAGCCATTGCAGGTGAAGCTAAAGTTCCATTCTTTAGTATCTCTGGTTCTGACTTCGTTGAAATGTTTGTTGGTGTCGGTGCATCACGTGTTCGTGACATGTTTGAGCAAGCTAAACGTCATGCTCCATGTATCATTTTCATCGATGAAATTGATGCTGTTGGTCGCCATCGTGGTTCTGGTACAGGAGGTGGTCATGATGAGCGTGAACAAACCCTGAACCAAATGCTTGTTGAGATGGATGGTTTTGAAGGTAATGAGGGTGTGATCGTCATTGCAGCAACTAACCGTGTAGACGTACTTGATAAAGCATTGCTTCGTCCAGGTCGTTTTGATCGCCAAGTGATGGTGGGTTTACCAGACATCCGTGGTCGTGAGCAAATCTTGAATGTTCATTTGAAGAAACTTCCTTCGGTTACAGGCGTGGATGTTAAAGTCCTTGCTCGTGGTACGCCAGGATTCTCAGGTGCGCAACTAGCGAACTTAGTCAACGAAGCTGCGTTGTTTGCTGCTCGCCGTAATAAAAACACGGTCGATATGCATGACTTTGAAGATGCAAAAGACAAGATCTACATGGGTCCAGAACGTAAATCGATGGTGATTCGTGAAGAAGAACGTCGTGCGACGGCTTACCATGAAGCTGGACATGCCATTGTTGCTGAAATTTTGCCAGGTACAGACCCTGTGCATAAAGTGACAATCATGCCACGTGGTTGGGCATTAGGTGTAACTTGGCAGTTGCCTGAGCAAGACCAAACTAGCCATTACAAAGATAAGATGTTGAATGAGCTTTCAATCTTATTTGGTGGTCGTATTGCCGAAGAAGTTTTCATTAATCAAATGTCGACAGGTGCATCAAACGACTTTGAACGTGCAACTAAAATGGCGCGTGCAATGGTGACCAAGTATGGTATGTCTGATGCTCTTGGTGTAATGGTTTATGAAGATGAAAACCAAAGTGGTTTCTTTGGTAATGTGGGTAGCCGTACAATTTCAGAAGCAACTCAGCAAAAAGTTGATGAAGAAGTACGTCGTATCTTAGATGAACAATATAAAGTTGCTCGTGATATCTTGGAAAATAACAAAGATATCGCACATGCAATGGTGAAAGCGTTGATGGAATGGGAAACCATCGATCGTGACCAAATCCGTGACATCATGGAAGGTCGTGAACCACAACCACCTAAGGTCTATATTCCTGAAAATCCAGTGGCTGCATTTGAACCACCAAAAGATGGTCCATCTACACCACCACCATTACCAGCAATGGGTTAA